In a single window of the Aminomonas paucivorans DSM 12260 genome:
- the fusA gene encoding elongation factor G, with product MGTRKPEDIRTLAVVSHGGAGKTSLTEAMLFDTGAISRMGKVEDKNTVSDFDAEEHKRQISISTAVTTLSHKSRTLYVLDTPGFADFQGEQVCALRVADSALLVVSGVHGVEVQTQRAWDQAEDLKIPALFFVSKMDREHADFEKTLSEIQESLSDRALPLFLPMGQEASFKGLVDVLSGKAYQYKADGSKAFEEVPVPSDLQEQAQKVRDTLVERIVEADDDLMMRYLDGEELTQEELAGALRKAVLGRLVFPVLPGSTTLNVGVCQLLDVVAEVLPSPLEMAPRAALKGEGAETTVAPDPQAPFYALCFKVMVDPYVGKLSFLRVFSGKLTSDQNILNVTRGEEERISSFRLMKGKDGEEVKDICVGDILTIPKLDSTQVGDTLSVKGQELRFPPIAFPKPVYSVAVTPKSRADEDKLGNAMHKVLEEDRTLGFLKNPETGDSVFSGMGDLHLDIVLSRIKERYKVELDTHTPKVPYRETIKKTAKAQGKYKKQTGGRGQYGDVWFELAPAEKSSGVTFLDRVVGGVVPKNFIPAAEKGLREAAAKGVLAGYPAVDFSCAIFDGSYHDVDSSEMAFKIAASMAFKKAFTDAAPVLQEPIMNVEVTVPEECLGDVMGDFNSRRGRIAGIDSNGKLQVVKAQCPLSELFRYAIILRSMTSGRGNFTMEFSHYEEVPAETAKKVIAAAAAERKTEEEE from the coding sequence ATGGGGACTAGGAAACCTGAGGATATCCGGACGCTGGCCGTCGTGTCGCACGGTGGGGCAGGGAAGACCTCCCTCACCGAGGCCATGCTTTTCGATACGGGCGCCATCTCCCGGATGGGCAAGGTGGAGGACAAGAACACCGTTTCGGACTTCGATGCGGAGGAGCACAAAAGACAGATTTCCATCAGCACCGCGGTGACGACCCTTTCCCATAAGAGCCGGACGCTGTACGTCCTGGACACCCCGGGTTTCGCGGATTTTCAGGGAGAGCAGGTCTGCGCCCTCCGGGTGGCGGATTCGGCCCTTCTGGTGGTCAGCGGCGTCCACGGGGTAGAGGTCCAGACCCAGCGTGCCTGGGATCAGGCGGAAGACCTGAAGATCCCCGCCCTCTTCTTCGTGAGCAAGATGGACCGAGAGCACGCGGACTTCGAGAAGACCCTTTCGGAGATCCAGGAATCCCTCTCCGACCGGGCCCTGCCCCTGTTTCTTCCCATGGGGCAGGAGGCCTCCTTCAAGGGGCTGGTGGACGTCCTCTCCGGGAAGGCCTACCAGTACAAGGCGGACGGGAGCAAGGCCTTCGAGGAGGTCCCCGTGCCCTCGGACCTGCAGGAACAGGCGCAGAAGGTCCGGGATACCCTGGTGGAGCGGATCGTGGAGGCGGACGACGACCTCATGATGCGCTACCTGGACGGGGAGGAGCTGACCCAGGAGGAGCTCGCCGGAGCCTTGCGCAAGGCCGTGCTGGGCCGGCTGGTCTTTCCGGTCCTTCCCGGGTCCACCACCCTGAACGTGGGGGTGTGCCAGCTTCTGGACGTGGTGGCGGAGGTGCTGCCCTCCCCCCTGGAGATGGCCCCCCGAGCCGCCCTGAAAGGCGAAGGGGCCGAGACGACGGTGGCTCCCGATCCCCAGGCTCCCTTCTATGCCCTCTGCTTCAAGGTCATGGTGGACCCCTATGTGGGCAAGCTCTCCTTCCTTCGGGTCTTTTCCGGGAAGCTCACCAGCGACCAGAACATCCTCAACGTCACTCGGGGGGAGGAGGAGCGTATCAGCTCCTTCCGCCTCATGAAGGGCAAGGACGGGGAGGAGGTCAAGGATATCTGCGTGGGGGACATCCTCACGATCCCCAAGCTGGACAGCACCCAGGTGGGAGACACCCTGAGCGTGAAGGGACAGGAGCTTCGCTTTCCCCCCATCGCCTTCCCCAAGCCCGTGTACAGCGTGGCGGTCACCCCGAAGAGCCGGGCGGACGAGGACAAGCTCGGCAACGCCATGCACAAGGTCCTGGAAGAGGACCGCACCCTGGGCTTCCTGAAGAACCCGGAGACGGGGGATTCAGTCTTCTCCGGCATGGGAGACCTGCACCTGGACATCGTCCTCTCCCGCATCAAGGAACGCTACAAGGTGGAGCTGGACACCCACACCCCGAAGGTCCCTTACCGGGAGACCATCAAGAAGACCGCCAAGGCCCAGGGCAAGTACAAGAAGCAGACCGGGGGACGGGGCCAGTATGGGGATGTGTGGTTCGAGCTTGCTCCCGCCGAGAAGAGCTCCGGGGTCACCTTCCTGGATCGCGTGGTGGGGGGCGTGGTCCCCAAGAACTTCATCCCCGCGGCGGAGAAGGGGCTTCGGGAGGCGGCTGCCAAGGGGGTCCTGGCGGGCTACCCCGCCGTGGACTTCTCCTGCGCCATCTTCGACGGTTCCTACCACGACGTGGACTCCTCGGAAATGGCCTTCAAGATCGCTGCGTCCATGGCCTTCAAGAAGGCCTTCACGGACGCCGCCCCGGTGCTCCAGGAACCCATCATGAACGTGGAGGTCACGGTGCCCGAGGAGTGCCTCGGGGACGTGATGGGGGACTTCAACAGCCGTCGAGGCCGCATCGCCGGGATCGACAGCAACGGGAAACTCCAGGTCGTCAAGGCCCAGTGCCCCCTTTCGGAGCTGTTCCGGTACGCCATCATCCTTCGCTCCATGACCTCCGGGCGGGGCAACTTCACCATGGAGTTCTCCCACTACGAGGAGGTTCCCGCCGAGACGGCGAAGAAGGTCATCGCCGCCGCTGCGGCGGAACGGAAGACGGAGGAGGAGGAGTAG
- the gatB gene encoding Asp-tRNA(Asn)/Glu-tRNA(Gln) amidotransferase subunit GatB, giving the protein MSRQVVIGLEVHVQVASKSKLFCPCSTDYIGALPNTHVCPVCLGLPGALPVPNRAAVEAAVLTSFGLGCRVAGRTRFHRKNYFYPDLPKAYQISQFDLPIGRDGEMELPAEAGGRRIRIERLHLEEDAGKLVHGASDGRLAGSDFSLVDYNRGGVPLMEIVSQPDLTTPQEAREYVVRLRQLVRYLGVSDGDMENGSLRADANVSLSHPDGSLGTKVEIKNLNSLRSLERALEYEILRQGRILDEGGAVVQETRHWDDGEGVTRSSREKEAAHDYRYFPDPDLPPLVVEDRRIEEIRLSLPELPWEKRRRFEQDWGLSPEDAAVLAERREVAEFFEACVARGGAPKSASLWVRMDLLRLSREEGVPLTSLPVLPDDVVALGELTESKELSATAAKAVLDRMVRDRCSLEEARKRTGIGGRLAGEALSALIRQVLEGQQEVLEEIRSGKDKKGAKLKFLQGLVMRAARGQADPQEVGTLLQDLVRGA; this is encoded by the coding sequence GCCCTGCCGGTGCCCAACCGGGCCGCCGTGGAAGCGGCGGTGCTCACCTCCTTCGGCCTGGGGTGCCGGGTGGCGGGGCGGACCCGCTTCCACCGGAAGAACTACTTCTACCCCGATCTCCCCAAGGCCTACCAGATCAGCCAGTTCGACCTTCCCATCGGACGGGACGGAGAAATGGAGCTTCCCGCCGAAGCGGGGGGGCGGCGGATCCGGATCGAACGCCTCCACCTGGAGGAAGACGCGGGCAAGCTGGTCCACGGGGCCTCCGACGGGAGGCTGGCGGGGTCGGACTTCTCCCTGGTGGACTACAACCGGGGGGGGGTCCCCCTGATGGAGATCGTGTCGCAGCCCGACCTGACCACCCCCCAGGAGGCCCGGGAGTACGTGGTGCGCCTGCGCCAGCTGGTGCGCTACCTGGGGGTCTCGGACGGGGACATGGAAAACGGCTCCCTCCGTGCGGACGCCAACGTCTCCCTCTCCCATCCCGACGGTTCCCTGGGTACCAAGGTGGAGATCAAGAACCTCAATTCCCTGCGCTCCCTGGAGCGGGCCCTGGAATACGAGATTCTCCGGCAGGGGAGGATCCTGGACGAGGGAGGGGCGGTGGTCCAGGAGACCCGTCATTGGGACGACGGGGAAGGGGTGACCCGGTCCTCCCGGGAGAAGGAGGCGGCCCACGACTACCGCTACTTCCCCGATCCGGACCTGCCGCCCCTGGTGGTGGAGGATCGGCGCATCGAGGAGATCCGCCTGTCCCTGCCGGAGCTTCCCTGGGAGAAGCGGCGACGGTTCGAGCAGGACTGGGGGCTGTCCCCGGAGGACGCGGCGGTGCTGGCGGAGCGTCGGGAGGTGGCGGAGTTCTTCGAAGCCTGCGTCGCCCGGGGCGGGGCGCCCAAGTCCGCGTCCCTGTGGGTGCGCATGGACCTGTTGCGCCTTTCCCGGGAAGAGGGGGTGCCCCTGACCTCCCTGCCGGTGCTGCCCGACGACGTGGTGGCCCTGGGGGAACTGACGGAGAGCAAGGAGCTTTCCGCCACCGCCGCGAAGGCGGTGCTGGATCGCATGGTGCGGGACCGGTGTTCCCTGGAGGAGGCGCGAAAGCGCACGGGCATCGGGGGACGCCTTGCCGGGGAGGCCCTGTCCGCCCTGATCCGTCAGGTTCTGGAGGGACAGCAGGAAGTGCTGGAGGAGATCCGTTCCGGAAAGGACAAAAAGGGAGCGAAACTCAAGTTTCTCCAGGGGCTGGTGATGCGGGCCGCCCGTGGCCAGGCGGACCCGCAGGAAGTGGGGACGCTCCTTCAGGACCTGGTCCGTGGGGCTTAA